The Microtus pennsylvanicus isolate mMicPen1 chromosome 5, mMicPen1.hap1, whole genome shotgun sequence DNA segment AGGCAGATTTCAGGGAATCCTGTGTAAGAGGGCAAGgcttgtaggagccagaggggtcaaggacaccacaagaaaatgacccacagaatcaactaatcagAGCTTATAGGGactgtagcttggtgttcttatgGGGcacctaacagtgggagcagagacTGTCTCTGATTCTTGCCTGTGtttgggacccttttctcctATAGTGTTGCCTCTTCTAGCTGTAATATGAGGGAGGGGATGTGCCTAGTTTTATTGCAACATGATATGACATGTTTGGCTGATATCCCTGAGAGGCCTGacattttctgaagggaaatggaggaggaatggatctgggaaagagaagaggtaGGGGGaagggactggaaggagaggagggagtggaaactgtaGTTGATATGTAATATAtgggagaagaattaaaataaaagagaattccctcagtttgcaTTGTCTTTATTGCCTctttccactttcaggtcttgGACTGATCTATTCCTTTCCTTCtaactttgttttttcttggctctctttaagggatttattcatttcctctaatttttgtgttttcttgggtttttaaaagagattgctttatattcttcaattttttctttatgtttccttGGATTTCTTTAAGGTATTTACTTCCTCCTTAAGGACCACTATCGTCATCATATCTTttccttgtgcttcagctatgctGAAATATTCATGGCCTGCCATAGTAGGATAGCTGGGTTCCAGTGGAGGCGTACTGCCCTGGATGTCATTGATTGTTTTTACACTAGCAACCAGGAATCTGGGCTTGGGATAATTATGGGTCTAGGTGTTGATttctggatttgtttttgttgactgtgtgttttgtttcttgttttctgtttcttctctagagttttggaaagtGTGATGGCTCTGTGCTGCCTGTTCTACTGATCTGCTCAGCTGGTGTGGTGGCTGGGATACAGGGACTAGTAGGGTAAGGGAGGTTAGGAGGGAATGACCACCtcaatgccccttgaccgaagaatggataaagaaaatgtggtacatttacacaatggagtactacacagcagaaaaaagtaatgacatcttgaaatttgcaggaaaatggatagagctagagaACATGATTTTGattgaagtaacccagacacagaaagttagcacatgttctcactcataggtggttttaaaacataaagcaaaaaaagaaaacagcctacaaactacaattccagagaacttattcaacaatgcagacactaatagagacttacatagatgtaatctacctgaaaagtaaagaaaagacaagatctcctgagtaaattgagagcatggggactttgggggagggttgaagtggggaggagagaggcagggaagggatcagagaaaaatgtagagctcaataaaaacaataaaaaggggGGGTGGCCTGTGGTATCTACAGGGATGTGGGCATGAGGGAATAGAGGCTGATAGAGTTTGGAGGAACAGAGAATGAGGACAAGATCTGTGGGCAGCCTTCCTGGTTTTCTGGCAGGCATGGCCTAATAGTTGGTACCTACTAGAGTTGGAGGCTGGGACACAACAATGAGCAGGGGGAGGGAGATTAAGAGAAGATGGCCCCTGGGGCTCCCAGGAGAtgtgggaaggggaaagggaggctgCAGCTGGGAATCTGTTGCAACACTGTGGCTGAGACTGAGAGCTTGGGTCTAGAGCATTGACTCttaatcttcctaatgctgcaacccttcaaTACTGTTccacatgttgtggtgaccctcaaatgtaaaattatattcatttctacttcataatGGTGAATTTGTTGCTGTAATCTGAGGTAATCCCTGTGAAATGGTCATTCAGCCTCCAAGGGGTTGTGACTCACAGGTTTGGAACCTTTGGTCTGGGGcatagagaaagaggagaaagtctGTGGGTAGCCTACCTCTTCTTGTTTATAGAAGTATATCTTGATACCAATAACAGCTTTTGTTTTCAACTGAGTtagtaagtaaaataataaatggtCAGTAATATACTGGTGGATAGAAAGCTgtgttttttattaatcaatatattaaaataaaaatgatatggtGATGTTTGTTGAAGTTTTATACTTGTGCTGATGTGGCATGACAGAAAGAGAACGGAAATTAGATTTTATAGAGATGTACTTGATTGACTtagatacataataaaataacattggttaagcatttaaaataaaattaccatgATTCAATTATATCAACACTTATGTGGCTGGAATGAGAAAAACTGATTAGCAGCACAGTTTTATTGCGAGATAGCGTATTTACTAAGAGCACTGAACTGCAGATGCTGCAAGCAGAGCAGCTTCTTCTTCATGTTCTTAGCTTGAAAATCATACTGCGTCATGATTCTGTGATACAGAGAACTTTGAGTCTGGAAACTCAACATTCTGAGAACCTCTGGGATTCAGAGAATGTATACATCAATGCTGAACAAATCTGGAACTAACATGCAGATAGAACTAACATGCATTCTGAGGGACTCTGGGATTCAGAGAATGTAGGCATCAATGCTGAACAAATCTGGAATTAACATGCAGATAGAACAGTAGGTGTGGAGCTGGGCTCAGTGCATGGCCTTCAGTTTTGGTCATCATCTCTTTCTGCCCTTTAAGATCTCAGGACTCAAAAATACACTTTGGTCAAAAAGAGCATCTTCTTTGTTATTTCTGTACTGTGTTATTTCTGTAATTTAATTCCTACAAATTCACCAAGTCTGGGCCAATTTCTTAAGCGATCTTTTATGAATAAGAGGACAATCTACTTACCAAATTTATAAAGAGCCATTTATATGAATGACTAAACTATGAATAAATTCAACAAATAATATTATAGAGTGCACTGTTTATTATGATATGTTGGTATGTTACTCTTTTGTTATGATTATCTGAAGTGATTAATTGTATATTGTAGAATTCATTCTCTCTTGATTGATGGAGACATTGATGGAGGACTTCCCAAATGTCCTCTTGCTTGTCTTTTATAAGGATCATGACTTATGACTAGATTTACATGGGTATAAATGACTGAAAAAATAACggtgaaaaataagaaaaaatgagaaaatcattataactttggaatttttttcatATAGGGTAATAGTAAAAgtgcttttctttgaattttttaaaaatttggatgCATTTTgggataaataaaagtaaataccaTTTGTTCATTGCATGGAAATCCTGAGATGCCTACCCTGGCCATGAAAAGATGTCGTGGGGTAGTTAGTAATCAGGCTCTGGAACtcccctgcctgctttcttagtAGTGCCGTCAgctttatctcattttttaaagatctgaGTTGCTAAGAGTGGTTTAGTTGCCCTAGAGAGATCTCTGATTTGGGAGCCCAGGGGATCTGCAAGAGTCTCCTTGGCACAGTAAAGGGAAGACTGTTGGTGTATGTCAGTACATAAAAATCCTAACGGTGTCATGGCAAGTTTTGCCAGGTGAACCTCCACTGTGCTGTTTAACATCTTTATCTAGCTAGGGTTCACTCAAGAGTCAGGTAAGTGtgagagaaaaacaagaagataAATCTGGTCATGGGAAAGAGATTTAAGATAGCCCTACAGAAGCATCCTTGAGAGTCCCCTTTATCTATCTCTCTTAGCTTTGATTTCTCAACAAGAACAGCCCCTGCCTTGTGTATTCTCTTTCCTATTCACATCTACTTGTTCTCTTTCTCACTCACATCTGCGTTCAGGGAAAGGTGAAACTGACCTTCTGTAATCTAGTGGTATAGGTGGGGGATACAGACCACCTTCCAGAGCGAACACACTGACTTAGAAGAATGAATTTCAGCCATGGAGTTAATGTTGGCAGAAGATAAATGCCACCTATGGATTATGTTGTGTTTATTTCTGTAATATGATATCTATTTATGTGGTGGGCATTCATGGTTTTATCAAATGAGGGTGGTTATAATTAATTATGGGagagggttttattttattcttatttcttcagTCTTATTTGccctttatatatctagaaaagtGAAGGATAAATTTCTCCTATTAATTTCAATCTTCACCGTAGTCTATTTTCAAACAATACCCAGGAATGCCTAGAATCCCAGAAGTTACTTACTACTTTTTAATAGACAATTAAAGTTCATTTTTGTGGCTCCATCTGCTTCTGTGATCTATGTGCAGATGAACCTGAAGGACTAGTGGAGCCTAAGGTGCCCGTGCAGAATGTTTACATGGCCTGGTGCCTCTTCCACCAAACCACCCATGACAAAGCTATGGGTCTAACAGCACAATCTTCAGAGAATACAGTTGCATTCCATCTGTTTTCTAAATCTTAGGTAATTTAGATAAATAGCAAGTCTTGAAAATTCTTGTCAAAAGAGTACCTGCCAGAAGCTGCAGTGACTGTGCCTTTTCTGAGTCTGTGATTCCTCCTGGCCCTTAACTGTAATTCTCAACAAGGTTTTGGAGATCCTTACCTCTTATTCTTATGGAAGTTTTGCTactaaatgaatgaaagaatgataTCAATTAATAAATTACTAAGTGCATCACTTTCTGTCTCTACTGTTCCTGTAATTTCTGTTTGCTCCCCTACTTTTTTTCCACCCTGCTTACCACACTTTTCTTTGCTCACCTCTTAAAGTTTCTTTTATCATCACTCTGTATTACAGGCATTTGCTTGATAAGAATTTTCACTCTCACAAGGCACTCAGGCTCTTCTGGCTGAGAAGCATACCAcgactttatatatatataatatttatagacttatatatttataaatttatatatatttttatatgtatataaagttgTGGTATGGTAATACCACGTAATATAGTTAATATAAGCATAAACTACAGATTTCCATTAAGGTGACCATGTCTCTCCCCCATTCAGAGTGTGTTACTTGATAAAAGTGCCTTAGAAATAGAAAACTGTAATATGATATCATCTTTAGGGGAGACCCACTATATCCTGTATTGTTAGCTTACTGTGGAAAGGATTTTGCTGTTGCTTCCACAATCATGGTTTAGTCTGCCTTTTGCTGATATCTCAACAATTTAGAAGATACAAATATGTTCATTTTAATGTTCTATGTGGCTAAACTTGGATTCAGGACAAATGTGTGCTTATATCCAGActctgaagaataaagaaatgttgTGCTTTGAGTAGAAACATACAAATATGAACTAGGTGCTTTAAGAGCTCTGAGCCCAAggagggaggctggtgggagTGGCATTCATTGTGACAAATTGGAATTTCATAGTTTATACTGCCATCATTAGAATTGTCCTCTGTAATTACCCTCGGTCAGTCACGGACACTGTATAGCACCAGGTGTGATTCACATAGAGATtgcacaggcagagctggggTCTGAATGTGTGTTTCTCAGCTCCTTAGTAAACTTGAATCTaatcagttaataaagaaaactgtgtcTTAAGGTTGAAAAATTTTCAAGGAGGATGTTCTACCTCCTCAGTTGCTGATTAGTCGACATAAAAAATATTGATGAGGAAGAAAGGATAGGAAAGGAAAAATTTTTGCTTTATAGATTAGTAGTATACTGCGTTCTTAAGCTAATATATTTCTGAGTGGATCATTTTTCCATGGACCATTAGAAATGTCTTCAAATAGGATCTTCCTTAGAGTGATAATTTCCGGgactccacactcacactcatgagGAAATAAAAAGGCTGCATTCCTAGGGAGGTCAGATTGTAACACACCAATAAACCCCACCATTTATTTTTAGGAAACAGCTTCTCAGGATTCTCAAAGTTACTCTCATTGCCTGTATGTTGGCTTCATGGCAGACCATAACCACTCCCAATTCCAGCACCCTTACTTTGTCTTAACCGGAATCCCCGGACTTGAGCAGAAGTACTATTGGATGGCATTCCCACTGGGTGCCATATATGTCACTGCTCTCTTTGGCAATGGTATTATCATCTCTACAATCAAATCCGAGTCATCTCTGCACATTCCTATGTACTACTTTCTGTGTATGCTGGCGTTTGCGGATATGGGGCTCACCCTCTGTACTCTGCCCTCTATGCTCGGCATATTCTGGTTTAACTACAAATTCATCACTTTTGATGGTTGTCTTACTCAGATGTACTTCATTCACACCTTCTCAGCCATCGAGTCAGGAGTGCTAGTCGCAATGGCCATTGATCGTCTTATAGCCATCTGGAGTCCTCTCAGATACGGCACCATTTTAACCAATGGTGTGGTCTGTAAAATAGGGATACTCATCTTGACAAGAGCAGTCTGTGTGGTCTTCCCTGTGCCTTTCCTCATCAAGAGGCTTCCGTTTTATCGCTCCAACATtctttctcactccttctgcctccatcaaGATGTCATGCGCCTTGCCTGCGCCAGCACGCGTGTCAACAGTCTCTATGGCCTCATAGCCGTCATCTTTACCAAGGGTTCTGACTCCCTCTCTATCCTCTTCTCCTATGTGTTTATTCTCCGCACGGTGATGGCCATTGCCTCTGGGGAGGGCCGGCTGAAGGCTCTCAATACTTGTGTTTCACATATCTGTGCTGTACTTATTTTCTATGTGCCATTGATTGGGGTATCAGTCATCCATCGCTTTGGAAAGCACTTGTCACCACTGACTCATGCGCTTATGGCCAATGCCTACCTTCTTGTCCCCCCTGTGCTAAACCCCATAGTTTATACTGTCAAGACCAAGGAGATACGAAAAAAGATTATCCAGATATTTGTTAGAACTAAAATTACTTCAGAGGGTTAAAACTTACCAGTTTGAGAGAGAAATAATTCTGTAAAAACTTAAATCTAACTATGAAAATaaagaatgtttattttttaaagttttctgtgTGAGTTGAATTGTGAAAAGACATACTTTCCTGCTCAGAAGATAAATACTTTATTTTGCTGTGCCAAATTATCTTTTACTTAATACAgaaaaggtaacatacatatgaACTGTATTTCTCTGTAAACATTCAGTTAAGACTTGCTATACACTAGATGAAAGCACAGATTATTACCTattctattttgaaaataatttattggtcaaaaataagacaaagattGATGCCTTTTAAGCTATAGTTACTGTAATGAATTTTATCTAACGTAGTAATTTAAGTGATTTCTGTTATGGATTACTTGCATGAATGTAGTAGataagaaaaaattattaaataacaagagaaagggaagaacacactattaaattaattttaaaacagaaaatggccaaattttataattaataatataaatgtaaatCAAAGTACAGTTCTATTGCACAACATGGTATCAACCATTTGAAGGTGTCttttcctagctgtcctggatgaCACCAGGTCTTACGTTAATTTTCTTTAGGCATAGTTTCAAGTATTGAATATGGAAACAATATTTCTTGGTATCTACAGTAATTGTGAATTAAACTAAACAACAGTTTAATAAGAAGCCATAATTAGTGATATTTGTGAACTACAAAGTACTATGTAAAAATAAGTTTTCAAGAACATTGAGCACCATGGAAGATAAGAACCTTCATAGACTACTAAGTAAAAGGCACAGTGCTAGATAATTTTGCATGTTAGCTCATCTGAGGATCATGGCATGTTTCTCAAGCCAGCACTAATTCCAAGAGAAAAAACAAATCGCAATGTGATTGATTTAGTAGGCCATGCAGACTTGCCCAAGAATATGAGAGTCATGGTAAACAGAGAAGGTTTGAAGGTTAGCTGAGATGTATATTTTTGaatatgtatattttgtataATATGAATGTTTTGAGTATTTTGAATAAAGATTTCATTGTACATGTTGAGTAATAATAGGGTTGTTCTGAGTGAGCAGTGTTTGGAAGGCTGTAAACTGGGAATGAAAAAGAAGTGATTAAAAAGAAGCTTGGTTATCAGTCAAGGtatctagtttcctgagttcttaaATACCTTGAATATTAGTTCTCTATCAATTATAGAGTTGATAAAAtgtttttcccattctctaggttACTGTGTTGTTGAAATGATGATGTCATTTGCTTTGCTGAATCTTTTCAGTTTCcttaggtcccatttattatttgctgatcttagtgcctgtgctaacagtgttctgttcagaaaatctCCTAAGCCAGTGAGTCCAAGaatattccccactttctcttctatcaggctccGTGTATCTGCTTTATGCTGAGGTAATTGATCCATTTGGAGATGAGTTTTGCCCAGAATGATAAGTATGgctctatttgcattcttctacattaGCAATCTAGTTTGACTAGCACCatttatttgttgaagatgtttttttttcccccagtgtttattcctggcttctttatcaaagtcAGGTGACCATAGGTGTGGGTCTTCAAATCAGTTTCATCAATTGGTGTGCTTGTTTTTGTACCATTATCATGTTGGTTTTATTATTACACCTGTGAAGTATATCTTGAAATCAGGAACGGTgagacctccagcagttcttttgaTGTTCAGAATTGTTTCAGctggctttgcttttctgtttttccatatgaagctaaGAATTGACCTTCCAaaatctgtgaaaaattgtgttggaattttgatgggggtttcattgaatctgtagattgcttttgataagttggccatttttactatactaATCCTATCCatccatgagcatggaagatctttccatctcctgatatcttcttcaattttttttcttcaaagatttgaagtttttaATCACATAACTCTTCCACTTACTTGGTTAAAGTTACCCCAACAGTTTTCATGTTATTGTGAAAGGTGTGTTGTCTCCCTGATTTCTTTGTCAGTCCATTTGCCATTTGTATGTAGGAGAGATACTGATTTTTGTAAGTTACTTTTGTATTCAGCTACTTTGTTggaagtatttatcagctgtaggagttccctagtgaaaattttagggtcacttatgcaTTCTATCATAATATCTGAAAACAAATATATGttcacttccttctttccaaTTTATATACTCTTGATATCCTTCAATTATCTTAtgttctagctaagacttcaagaactatattaaataggtatggagagagtgagcAACCTTGTCTTATCcttaattttagtggaattgctttgagtttatctCTATTTAACTTGATGTTTCTATGGGCTTGCTGTAATGTATGTCCCTTGCATCCTTAATcactccaggacttttatcataactaggtgttggattttgtcaaggCCTACTACTACTCTAAGGACAAGATCATGTGTCTTTTTTCCAAGTTTCCAATAGGTtggattacatttattaatttatgtgtattgAACCTGCAACTGTGGAATGAATCCTACTTGTCCATGATAGACAATCTTTTTGACGCATTCTTGGAACCAGTTTGCAAGTATGTTATTGAGAATTTTTCAACTATAATCATAAGGGAAATGAGTTTATAATATCTGTTCTTTGCTGTGTACTTTTGTGATTTGAGTATCAGGATAATGTTCTTGTGCACAGCAGGGAGCAAAGCAGGGCATTACACCAGGGTCTACTTATTCCCCTGGTAAT contains these protein-coding regions:
- the LOC142850779 gene encoding olfactory receptor 51H1-like, whose product is MADHNHSQFQHPYFVLTGIPGLEQKYYWMAFPLGAIYVTALFGNGIIISTIKSESSLHIPMYYFLCMLAFADMGLTLCTLPSMLGIFWFNYKFITFDGCLTQMYFIHTFSAIESGVLVAMAIDRLIAIWSPLRYGTILTNGVVCKIGILILTRAVCVVFPVPFLIKRLPFYRSNILSHSFCLHQDVMRLACASTRVNSLYGLIAVIFTKGSDSLSILFSYVFILRTVMAIASGEGRLKALNTCVSHICAVLIFYVPLIGVSVIHRFGKHLSPLTHALMANAYLLVPPVLNPIVYTVKTKEIRKKIIQIFVRTKITSEG